Genomic window (Cucumis sativus cultivar 9930 chromosome 2, Cucumber_9930_V3, whole genome shotgun sequence):
TTGACTTCACACTTAACTAATTCATTCCTTCGTatgattatattaaaatataatatgatgaaacctatatatatatatatatatgattcttaaaataaaaaagactaTGTCACTAAgaaagtagaaagaaaaaagaataatttttatgtgGAAATATATAGAGAGTGAAGAAATGGGTTTGATTGTAAGgctttttctttgtctttgaGAGCCAAACATCCATATTTTTATGTGAACctttgtgttttttgtttcctttttgaGTTGAAATTCCCAACTTCATTTATTCAAAGCAAACCCAAAAGatttctcaaacaaaattgaaaaatatattgtccTCATCCATTTTCTACCCATATTCTTCCCTTCTCATcaactttctctctttctatattcctctttttcccctttttatggatctcttcttcttcttcttttaatttaatgtaatttccttcatctcttttccattttctactCTCTTTTTGTGTCACTATTGACATATACACAATATTCTTGGATCTTATCTtacctttcttcttctttttttcttcctgcATTGACTCAAATTATcacaatacttttttttctttacaaaataaagaatatcaactatagttctttttttctctctttgttgtcttttagaaaaagtattaaatatcATAGATGGTAAATGGGTAATCAttcgttttttttataaaaaatgaattaatttggTGGTCGTATATATAGTTTCctacatataaaaatataacaataatcaaaGTAAGGTGAAATATAATGTTTCGTCgacaaaaagtaataaaaagaatgtaaTTGATGAGTTGATAAAAATgggaaattaattttgaagagtgttaaagaataattcaaaatttgttttgtagtACACATAAATCAAGACAATGTTATTGtttagaacaaaaatattgtaaattttacCGTTGTGAAACCAAATATAATGAGTGGAaagattgaataaattaatagaatgtGAATAGTCCCGATAATTGCGGGTGACCAAtttgtagaaaagaaaagattttaaaaggAATGAGGAGTTAAGTTAGTGAGCAGTGTGTATTTAGTTTAAAGGAAAAgccttcttcttcaatttcatcattcattcattcattcattccccctttaatttctttaaagtaATACAAAAGCACATGCAAAACCCTTCTTCTCCctctcctttttctctcttctctcttctctcttccaaCTTCATCTTCccctatattttatttaagaatgCATCCCTAAAACGTTTAAGAAACTTCTTGTATTGAATCTACTTTCATATTCTTTAACTCTACGTTTTGTGACAGGTAGCAGAAAGTCCCAATCTCAACAtgtcttcttttatgtttaattaggaagaaattaaaatgggTGCACTGTaaggattttaatttaagccatcaatattgatattataCCAATCTGCTACCTGAAAGTTTAATTAAGTTGACATGCATGTGTTTAGATAAAACTCAATAAGTTATATCCATTATGAATTGAGAACATATACTTTCAATGACGGCATACAAAATTGTTGGAACGAAcacttgttttgttttagcttttgaatgtttaactttttattataaaacaacattattttgattaaCCATTCAAGGATGAAGATGGGGAAagttggatattttttaaaagaaaagaagaaaaaaaaaagcattgaATTAAAGAGGGGAGTTGGTTGGTTATGGAAAATAGTGAATAAATGGGAGTAGGAGTAGGCTATCATTTAAGTGTTGCCCTGTTGAGAGGGATATTAATCCATCTCCACTTGTCGTCTCATTCTCTACTCTCTACTCTTTTTTAATACCCATTTTAAAACCCCAATCTCCCCCTCAAACCTTTACCCAACTTAATCAATTTATGGACAAAAAGATATTTGCAAACTCTAcaattcaacaattttttgtttaatacaTAGAttccattttgattttggaaacTATTTAGGAATTATGTTATCTAACCCTTTCAACCTTTTTAAAAcgtcttttaaatatttatgttataacctccattcactttttaaaattatatgatattaaaaaataatgattacTACCACTAAttgtatgatttataaatatcatCTTGTTAGTTAcaactttgtttgttttcaaattttctatcaaGAAATTACTCAGACAAACTTTAAACTTATTaatgaaaagtaaaacttGGATGCAATGCAACACATCTTGGTGCATTATTTTCgattaaattgaaaactatttatagtgtgacaatttattattagacACCTCAATAAGTTGTAATAGGAAAGAAATttacttatttcttttaagatttAGAGGCTAAAAAgtatacattttgaaaatttggacAAACTATACACATTTATCATTGTCCATACTCTATGTCACGTGAGATACTATAGCACTGTTTTAATATCTAAAAAGGTAAAGCTGGGAGAACTCTCTCTTGAAATAATTTGTGGTGTTAGTGATGAAACTGACTTTTAACACtaatccattttttaaaaaagaaaaacttggtgCATTATTTGGAATTCCCAtctaaagaaagagaagataaaattttgagtatttTTAGAGAAACAGAAGAACAAAGGGGACCATAGTGTCCAAATAATAGGTTTAGTTGAGGAACCAAAAGTTGGAAGAACAAGATgatagtctttttttttttttctctcttcaatgGTCCCAAGTGATTTTTGaagcaaaatttcaaacataaaagaTTGTGAttaccaaatatattcaaGTCAAACCCAAAATCATTTCTTCCAAATCTCAAAGCCAAAAGTGGCCGACAaaatcttcttcctcttcctcctttGTGTTCACATGCAAACAAATTCACAATTCCTTTTCattacttcttcttttcaatttaccattatatatatctttcttttcttcgtTTTTCAGCTAACCACCCCGTtactaaaaattaagattaatcAAACCCAtatgtaaatataaaacagatgatgatgattaaacaacttaaactGCTCTTCATTGTTAATAGTTTTCGTTCTCATGACCTTTGCATCCGGATAAAATGCCAGTCATCTCTGCGTTTTAAACTTCCCTCAACTGCAGAGATGGTAAGGCAATTTAACATGCATaatttcactaaaaaaaaaaaaagattgattcTAATTCTTATTCAACATACAAGGATTACGacgaaaaaaggaaaaaagaaaagggaagttAATTAAGAGAGCGTTCGGAATGTTTCACAATCTCCAGTCACTGATCCATTTACTCTGTTCTTCTTCGTTAATGGCTCTGGCGAAGATGAAACCGACGAAGCCACTGACCACGAGTCGTTCGAGCTATCGGAGCTGAATGCTACGTCCATCACGCCGTTCGGGCTCCCTGGAATTGACAACCCGAATTTACGTTTGTTGAACTGGTTTCCGTTCCTTCTAGATGCATTTGAGATCAGTTTACAGCATTCTTCCACATTTCCctgttttgaaaagaaaaacgaaaatttCGTAGACTTGgttataattttgttgaaaccGTTGATTTGTTGGATTTGGCAATTTGGGTTGTAAGTAGAATGGTAAATACAGACCTTGTCGATTCCGAGGATGTTCAGAAGCTGGGAATGGTAATCAACGCTGCAATGGGGTTCTTCCATAGCTTTGAAAACGTGCAGCATTGTAGCGGTGGCCATTGCAGAGGGAAGAAAGGACATGAAATCTGACTCTGTTAAgtcaaaaaaggaaatgagtGGGGGAATCCATTCATAAAGATAGTGATATTCTTACTTTTGCCTAAAGGAAACCAACTGGATCATCATCAGTAAAGGGACATGAAGTTTGTATCTATGATTTCTTACCTAAAATAACAGAGAGAATAGTTCGTTCACACTGCCAAAGAATTTCCCAGCACATATGGTCCTTGAATCCAAGCCTTCTTGTGATATAATCCACAAAAGAAAACGGGGTAACAGGATTCATCCGCCACTGCAGCGTAGAGAGCACAAGAAGCTCCATTTTCTTAATGGTCTTGGCTTCAAACAGATATCTACTATCTTCCACCTGCACAAGTCAAAGCCCCATCAGAGATTAATGATTAATGAGACCCAAATCCGACCATTTTTCAGTTGcgtaattattaaaatttctgGATAATAAACATACTTGTAGGTCCAATAAAAGAGGGACTTGAGTCTCCTCCACTTTGGCAGCAAGAGAGATACAAGCAACAGCTGCAAGTTGAGACATCCATGGCTTATCTCTTTGGAAATGAAAACAGGACAGAAACCGATCTAAGTAATCAACGGCGAGAACCGCAGTGAGGGCAGAGAAGGAGTAATGGGCATTAACCTTCAGCATCCACTCAACAGCGGTTCGTCGGGCAGCAGCAAGAGAAGGGTCAATCTGaatggttttaaaaagttcattAGGCTTCTCTCTTGAAAACAGAGAAATTAGTTCATCTTTTTCCCATAACAGGTCATGGTGTGCCACCACAGCCAGAATCGGAGAACTTGTTTCTGTTGTTAAATTAGAGTAAGATTGGTTATCAAAACGAAAAGCCGTTTCTTGTTcttcgtcgtcgtcgtcgtcgtcctCCCAGTGCTCCTCTGAGCAATAAAGAGCATCAAGGGCATACGGTGGTACCATCTTCTTCTGAGAAGAAGAGGttgaaattttggttcattgtAGGGTGTAAGAGAAGAgaatagagaaaataaaggaaagtggTGAAGAAGACCAATAGTGAGCCATGGTTGTGAGCTAAGGCTTCACACTCTTCCTATCTATATCTTCTAATTGAGagtgaagaagagagagagttttTATTGGTAGGTTTTAGTAGCTGCCGCACTGTGCTTCTATCTATCTACTCCTCTCAATCACAATTCACAAATATAAGATTACgaaaattttctattactACTACACTATAAATATTACCACAAAGTCACTTTCATTGGACACCTCATcctcatttataaaaatatcacaacTTTATTCACATTAATACTAAATATGAATCAACCCATATGATGGATCCTGTACGAGCAGATGTATATGAGTGTTTGTGGTACCTTAAATGTGAGCCATTGATGAGAATAATGTGAAAAtactttgtatattttttgtttttgttcaaaattaataattaaagaatgatAGAGGGAGGTGGTAAggtaataataaagaaataatgaaatgggagaggggagagaggagggaagaagaagaagcactAACACATGGTTcgataaaagattttaaaaaaatgtgtgaaaatgaacatacaaatattaaaaacaaaaataaaaacaaaatttcaaaaagtaaaaacaattCAGCTTTCTCAGCTTCTCCCACTCCCCAacctaattaataaataaaatctcttcttcttttttcttcttcttcttctttttctcgtattattattttaaagaagaagaaaaaaagtaattataaatttgactaatcaaattacaaatatgaggtggggaaataaaaaatcagaAATGAGCTGGCAACCGCATGCATGCTAAGCTTTTCCCAATAGTTCTCTCGATGAATTCAATTTCACCCTttcccattttcctttttcttttacctatatatatactctctcactctctcactctctcaaTATAGTgcaattcattcaaatatttcttaCCTACTGATTAAAGGGTTCAAATATTGGTTTTAAATTACCTataacattttatcaaatgtttgaatcaaataaagaCCTGCTAgtagttaaataatttttgatAATGtggtggaaaagaaaaacaaaagcaacCACATGTAGCCTCAACCTCAGCAACgtcaaaaacaaatacaaaaaggtAGATTAtctacaaaattcaaagagagaaaaaaaagtaaatgaaaaacaaacacaaaaggTCACCTCTTATACATATTTGTCAGCTGAGTgggtaaaaaggaaaagctCATCCCATTGGTAGCTCACacctcctctttttcttttcttttttaaatttttaccgTCCAATGTGTGGGGGGAAAAAAGAGTAGAAAACACtccaaatttatttctaaaaaatacaGCATTTGATGTTTATCGTAAAATTGCATTCACATTGACTATCTTATCGTAATCGTAGGAATACCTCAAGATTGAACAACTTGGAGATTCAAAATTGCATACACGGTATTTATGTTATAATTAACATTTGAAACAGTGTAAAAGTTTTTCCTAGATGATTATttcactttttgaaaattaaacgtATACACACCTCTTTCATCTAttattgtgtttgtttgtttgatttcaaaatctaaaccaaaatttaaaaacttgtgAAAATTGCAAGTATAAAAATCTTGACCAACAAAGGATGTGAAACGaacacaattttcaaaactcaaatgaTGACTAGAGAAGGGTTAGGtgaaatttggtttattttctttttatatttattgagagagaaaaacataTAGAGAGAGTAAAATTCAAATAGGTATAAACTTTAACTTCTCACACTAGTGGAGGAATGGTAGGAGAGAGATGGGTAAGCAAGGTAGTTCACTGTTTGCAGTGAGTAATTAAAGAGTGTTGCTTTAAAGTAcgaaaaagtttttttttttttttttttttttttggaacaaACAGAGACCTCTGAAACAAAGGGCAATAGAGCTCATTAAGTTGGAATaagcaaacaaaatcaatGGCCTAAAAACCTACATAGAAGGAAACGAAAGGACTGTAGGGACATGTTTGAGAGACTGGAatgcagaaaataataaaattcttaaaacAAGATTTCCAATAGTTTCATCAAAACGGTGGAGAGTTCAAAATTACGGATGGAAAATGCaatataatcaaacaaaaacgCTTAATCCAAACATAAGTCTATATCAGTTCCTGCTTTCTAAACATACCCCAGTTTTATTCAGTTCATCCAGATCAaggaattttttatttttttttatttaagaaatgaaaatttgtagaagTGGGGTTAGTTTAGGGTAAGTATGAGAGATATGTGTGAGGAAACgttgctttcttctttttctaacaTCTCGTTTTGCACTTCAGATGGCTCAGTCTACGAGAAGGGGGGCAGATAGAAATTGAATCAACGTAACAACATAAGGTGgttgttctttcttcttctttccactTTCAACCTATAACTAAAACTGTTTTTTGAGACCAATATGGATTGTCTTCACGCATTAGGAAGTCTTTGAAGCAAAGAGTGAAAATCACAATGAACATAAAATTCATGTTTTCATGAGCAccttgaatcaaataaaacatatgAATTTGTTCAAAGTCATATAGAGACAGAAGGAGACAAGAGTCGGTGTCCCTAACCCTATGTTTGATAAATGTATTATAATAGAGgaaccaattttattttagttatgacttatgagcccttttaacttttctacctcttttttttaaaaaaaataatttatatgttgGTGGTGGGTTTCTTTTTCGAACTTTCAATTGTCTATTCCCTCCATTGCATTTGTGAAGTGACATGAGTCggactttttctttttctttttctttttcttttttattttgtgtgtgtgttctTAAAATGGTCAAAGTCAGATGAGAAATGGTAGCCAGCTCTTTGTCTGTGTAATTCAACTGAGACACGCCGGCTAgtagtaatagtaataatacGTCTCTCGAATTTTTTGGACTCATCAACTTTccttttgaacaaaaatgcAATGCCCTTTTTTAAAAGCTgcaaccttttttttccttctctttatTTCGTTTTGGCTTCTCATCTTTAGATAGatccttttgttttaatgttaattataCGTAATAGTTACGTATGGATGACATGAGTCGTGACTTCCATTCTTTAATTAACTTCTTTCATAATCACTAAAATGTTCATAAGAATCAAACATGTATTCTGAAAATTCAAGTTGTTGAAATCGAATCCTAGCAATATACCATCCTCCGTATCTTGTTTCTATATAGAATGTGGGTTTACACTTCATCGGACAAATTTGAACCAACTTCCAGAAACAAACCAACGATGAAGATCTAGAAAATCATCTTGCAAAATCAATGATGTCATCgtatttctaaatttgtagTTAGCTTCTCTCCCCTGTTTGTAATGCAATTTATAATAGAAAAGTACGTATATTcggtgtgtgtgtgtgtgtatggcACGTATATCATACACTTCAGTCAATTAAATTGCATATATGCTTGAACAAACTgtgaattattttcaaattttgctcCCTCACTCCCACTTCAAAACCTGATATCTCATTTCAAATGGCTTTGTCAAACATGTCCACTTGAAATTTTCATAGGAGCTAAATATAGAGTTTTATAACATTGATGATGATTGGTTCTTAATAAGTTGGTCGTAATCATTTGTGAGCTATAAAAGTCTACAAAACATCATGATGGGAAATGAGTTGACAACCTATTGCTTTTCCTTCCGGAATTATCATGGCAATTCAGAACCAAAGTACTACAGAAACAGCAGTACATGCTCTAATCATACCCCAGTTGAGGTGAAAACACCCACTGCAATGCACATTTCAAACATTTTCCCACCTTTAATGTCATGCCAAACCCTGTTTTCCGTTCCAGCTTCTAAACTCTATGAATGGGAAGATTAAGAAcacctaaaacaaaaatcctaAGACCTATATCCATGTAagttgaagaaacaaaagcaaCTTTTGCTAGGTAGCTTAAATGGACAACAAAGTTACGGAGTCTTATGACATCTATGAACACACAATTCAgcacaataaaaagaaagaaagaaagagaaagtaaAACTAGTCAACAGGAAAAGTAAGTAGAATTAAAATTACCCATGCCAGCAAAGACAACTGCTTGAACTTTATTCCTTTTGTGCTCACTGCTCAGATGATTGTTCCTTTTGTACTCGGATGATTGAACCTTTGTATTGTATATCCGAATCTAGATATCAGATCATAATAAGTggcaacaaaataagaaagatgACATAGAAGAAAAGGTAGTGTTACTTCCACATTCATATCTAACATCTTTATACCTGACTATTACTGATATGAAAATTCACATTTCCTTTTATAAAGGAATTACTCTCGTTAGCACTGGGAGCCGGATTTGACACTTTTGCTTAGAGATGTAATTACCTACTCCGTTCAAATATACCTGCATGACAATATTTCATTGCGCTCTGGTGCTACCAAGTTCCAAGTCTAATGATCTAGTTTCAGTCACTTTCCTTAAATCAAAGCATGTCATTCACAATATTCTGGACAAAAAAATTACCAAGATGGAAAATGATCATTCTGACTGCAGTAATTGAATTAGAATTATAATATAAGCGCAGTACATTCCACCTCCTTCCCCTCTACAACACCAGATATAAATTTATGGGGGCAGGCAGTCAGGTGATCTTAGCCCAAACCTAATGAATGATTCCAGCAATCAGTGTGCCTTTAtattccaaaagaaaagaaagaactcTGGACTTCTTGTAATAGTCTCGAGATGGATTGTGTTCAGCAATGAGCTAAATAGTAAGCTTGAGAAATTAACACGCAGTATGAAGCGTCCAGTaaccttttccttttaaaacaTTTGACTTTTGTTCACCTTTACTTACTATATACATGCTTTCAATCTTTCATTACGGCAAAGCCGCAGCTTTAGTCTTCATTCTCTACtctgttttcttctctttctttacaTCCCTCTTCTGGTATAGAATTATCTGACTCAAAATGGTTCCGTTTGTTGCAATAGAAAGAGCCGATCCCAGGAGAACTTTCACAACATTTAAGGACCACAGTTTGTCAAAATGAATAAACTAGGAAAAGAGATTAAATGGACTAAATTAAGTattaacaagaaaataaacgAGCGGTTACTTATAAAACTAGAGAGTGCCAGTGGGGAAGCAAGTTTTCACAGATCTAGAGGAATGTCGGTTgcattaatataatttttttcaaacagaaaaaaggaaaatttaatttttggctTCAAGTccataattttcaagaaatgcAACTGATGaaagcaaaaaataaataaataaagattattaacaaaattggAAAAGGTGTAGTGTAAAAACTCAACCGAGAAAAGCTCAAAACTTCAtgtattttacaaaatcagTGTCTTCGAGAACTAATACCTTCGGACgaaaaaattaattcctaaaaATAGTTACTTTACTTGTTAGAAGTTTCTAAAATACGTCATTTCTTGCAGTATAGAATGCCGCTAAGACTGATTTTGAATCCTTATAAGATGTTGTCGCTGTAACTACTACCCGAACAATTTAAGAGTGGAAaggaataaataataaaaaaaaaatttgacaatttgAAAAAGGATACCGCTGCTTGGTGCATTTTCTTGGATGCTGGTGAAAACCCTCActgcaaaagaaaatataataaacacagATATCTTCACAAGAAAAGTAATGCGACCGACTAAATTTCATTACGCAATCATCTTACCCATAGCACCTCCAAAGTTCATTAAGGATGTTAAAAAGCTAAGCTCCCCAGTACTTTTGTTCTGTACAGAGAAGATTGTTTCTTTGAATAAAAACTTTCATTGAAGAGAtacgaaaaagaaaatacaattaagACAGGGTATCATCAAGCCAAGGAAGAGATCATTTGTAAATGTTGGTGATGCAACCAAAGTCTTACATTCAATAGATAAGGGGAAGGTCAAGGGTATTTAAGTGAAagaacaattttaattggtatgaaattttaagtaaaaCCGAAGGACAGCTATGTGGACGACTTATGTACAAAATGGACAATATCATCCAATAAGGAGATTTGTGGAGGGTTGTTGTCTCTAACAATAAACAATACATGAAGAATACTGAAAAGAATCTCAGCACAAAAAAAGGTAAACACACCGAAGGTGGCAGAAAATAGAAGACTAGATGGCACGAAgttatgatttatttaatgGCCACTTTCAGCAGCTGTAGAACTTTCTTAAATCTTACCAAAATCTTCAAACAAGGGAAAGGTAAACTCTCACCAAAAGTCTTAAACTGTCATTGGTTAACATGATAACAGTTGTTTTGTTATTACGATGTTCGGATCACTTTcctaatattttgatttcaaattggAGAAATTATCATGACAATGGTACCCAGTATCATTTaacatttctcttttcttctttcccttaGGGAATGTGGTAAGGGAACTTGatccaaaatcaattattcATATCAAACTTACCGGTGTCCCAGTGTCTTAAAAAGCCCTCCCGGGCACACATCTAGGGTCAAGGCATAGGTTTGGCACCTCGCCTTGAAAAAGAGAGGCTAGCAAAATAAATCACACCTTAGGCGAGGACCTTTTGAGAAACCTCAAGGGTCAAAGCCAAGAGACTTGGGgcattgtttttttaaaaaagaaacagtaaTAATCAggttttttccttctttataaACCAAATTTACTAAACCTATAGGCTACATCTTGAATCAGAAGCAACTAGCTTGCCTCTGATGAGGAACAAAGAGAAGTATTTTCCTCGTATGAAAAACAATGCCTAATCAACAGAGTTAcatttttttggatttgagTCATTTATTGTACCTATTCCTACTCATTCTACACTTCGTCCCCCCCACCCCCCTctcgtctttttttttccttgatgAAAGCTcggtttctttaaaaaaaaaaaaaaaatcaaatgtgggttgaatgaaagaaaataagagaaatttcAGCTTTGTTCTGAATTCTTGCGGCGTTCATAAAACAGGAATGATATGccaatataataataattgaaaatttgaaaccgTATAATAGAACCTTCAACTTACAGAAAAGTTCTTCCATATTTGTGGGATCCTcgagaagagaaaaattgcATGTTGAGATGCCTGAAATGTAGTTTCCAAATTAGGAAAGTATTTATTACAACGCTATTACAGCAGAAAAACTTCAACACACGTAAAGGTAagtctttcatttttcttgatttatttGTCGTCTTTGAGGAATAAACAAGTACATTAGTGACAGAGTGCAATACAAATATCTAAAGAACATTATACAAGAAACCAAGAATGTTTAAAGCATGGATTAAGAGATAAATCTTTCCCAATAACgtatgcaaaaaaaataaatctttaataacaacaacaagaacaaaaaaagaaaataacactTTTGGTGCTAGAGCGCAATATCTGAGACTTACGTATAGAGCTTCAAAGAGGACAGGGTTAATTTGACCAGCTAAAACTGTTGGCGCTAAAGCACAATATCTGAGTGCCCAGCGTGTGAAGGAAGCGGTCACAAGTTTCTCgttcttttggaaaaaatataataaaaacaggAGGATCTCAGTTGTAAGTTTCTCATTATTAATGAATGCGACAGGAAACCAAGCAGAACCTGAACTAGTGGAAATCAAATAGGATACAGTAACGCCCTGATCCACGTTTTCATACCAATAGGTTGAGAGTAATAGTAGATAACGGCAACCAAAATTATAGCTGTGGCAAACAAAAAGGACGAAAAATAATGGCCATCAGAAGAGgataattcaatataatttatagcaaaatcaTCCATGCatttgagaaaacaaaattcaagcAAGTATATAAACAATGATTCTGGAAATGCAACCCGGCGACGACACAATGTGCAATCATGAAGTAAGAGTTAGATTAGCTATTTCAGACAACTccacttttcttccaatattATGGAGAACTTGATTTATCTATACGACCAACAGTAGCAGAGCACTGTAGTGAATAGGAGGTTATCATTTACACTTGGGTTGAACTTAGTTGACTACGGTCCTCAGTATAAACAACATCGTGTTAAAGATAGGCCAATGGGCAGGGAGAAAATTATTAACCAACCTTaatcaaaacaatttaaaaataagaaaataaactagCATCTGAATGCCCTACGCTAGGTCTTCCTTAATGTAGTGTACTAGGTCAAGGTTGTATCAATTGTGAAAGTGTAGATTCCaagaaaaatgttactatCTGCTCGTACAAAAGGGTGTAAATTGCCCACCAAAAATGcaacttcatttatttttatctatcaACTACCATAGATGTCTAACCATGTACAGAACGTAAGATGACATATAAACTGATATTAAAAGTAGTATTCTGTATTTCATTGTCCTCGTCAGCAACCCACTCAAATCGCAACCTTAAATTGGAACGTAGGTTTGGATATATACTGACATGTGTCTTGTGTAAATCTTGGTAGGTTATTATCATATAGTTTACTTTTTCTCATTCTGACCATTTGatgtttcaattatttttctatcagCGACGCATTTTATTAGATGTTTTCAGAAAAATGTTTCCGTGGAAGTAATTTTCTAGTAGTTCTAAATATACCTTGAACCAAGAGAAAT
Coding sequences:
- the LOC101205442 gene encoding cyclin-D3-3 gives rise to the protein MVPPYALDALYCSEEHWEDDDDDDEEQETAFRFDNQSYSNLTTETSSPILAVVAHHDLLWEKDELISLFSREKPNELFKTIQIDPSLAAARRTAVEWMLKVNAHYSFSALTAVLAVDYLDRFLSCFHFQRDKPWMSQLAAVACISLAAKVEETQVPLLLDLQVEDSRYLFEAKTIKKMELLVLSTLQWRMNPVTPFSFVDYITRRLGFKDHMCWEILWQCERTILSVILESDFMSFLPSAMATATMLHVFKAMEEPHCSVDYHSQLLNILGIDKGNVEECCKLISNASRRNGNQFNKRKFGLSIPGSPNGVMDVAFSSDSSNDSWSVASSVSSSPEPLTKKNRVNGSVTGDCETFRTLS
- the LOC101205200 gene encoding mannose-P-dolichol utilization defect 1 protein homolog 2, with product MEFFGMDFSCVFGSLSHGKFPEKDCLLPLISKLLGYCIVAASTTVKLPQIMKILKHQSVRGLSVISFELEVVGYTIALAYCVHKGLPFSAYGELAFLLVQAIILVAVIYYYSQPIGMKTWIRALLYCALAPTVLAGQINPVLFEALYASQHAIFLFSRIPQIWKNFSNKSTGELSFLTSLMNFGGAMVRVFTSIQENAPSSVLLGSALSIATNGTILSQIILYQKRDVKKEKKTE